The DNA segment CTTGAGCAGCAGATCCATCCCGCCCCGCAGCGGCCCGGCCGCGCCGAAGTTGGTCAGGTAGTCGCAGAGATCGAGATGACGCTCGGTCGCGTAGCGCGAGCGCGCGTTGCCCGGGGCGTCGGCGAAATGGTTGGGCGCGGCGATACCGTAACGCAGCGCGGCGAGCTCGAGCACGGGCAGATCGAAACGCCGCCCGTTGAACGTCACCAGGCATCCGCCGAAGCGCTCGGCGCGCGCCCAGAACTCGCGCACCAGCGCCTCCTCGGAGTATCCGTCCAGTGCGAGGCTCTGCACCGAGCGCAGGACGTGATCCGCGCCGACGTCGCCGATCGCAATCGAGATCGGCAGATGCAGGGTGAGCGGAAAAAAGTCGCTGCCGCGCCGCGCGCGCAGCTGTTCGCGCATGTGCTGATAGGCTTCCTCGTCGCTCAGCCCCTCGCCCGCGCACAGCGCCCGGTTGAGCAGCCGCTTGTCCACGCGGGTCTCGATGTCAAATACGGCGAACATCGCTTGCGCCTCTTCGGCCGCGTTCGGTTGCGAGGGAAACCGAGGATGGGGGTTCTGATTGCCAGGCTAATCGGTCTTGCCCGTTCAATTCGTCTTCTGCTCCAGCTCCGCGATGATCTCGCGCGCGATCGAGTCGAAGACGGCGCTCACCGGATGGTCCGGACGCACGGCGACCAGCGGACGCGCGTAGTCGCCGCCTTCGCGCAGCTCGCGCACGAGCGGAAGCTCGCCCAAAAACGGCACCCCGAGCTCGCGCGCCAGCCGCGCGCCGCCGCCGTGGGCGAAGATCTCGTGGCGCGCCCCGCACTTGCCGCACAGGTGATAGCTCATGTTTTCGATCACGCCCAGCACCGGCACGTCCACCTGCTGGAACATCGCGACTCCGCGCCGCACGTCGAGCAGCGCGATGTCCTGCGGCGTGGTGACGACGATCCCGCCCGCGAGCGCGACGCGCTGCGTGATGGTGAGCTGGGCGTCGCCGGTCCCCGGCGGCAGGTCGAGCACCAGGCAGTCGAGCTCGCCCCACTCCACGTTGAACAGGAACTCGCTCTCCAGCTTGGTGATCATCGGGCCGCGCCAGATGACCGCGGCCTCGTCCTCCACGAACAGCGCCATCGAGATGTAACGGATGCCGTAGCGTTCGAGCGGCACGATGCGCCGCTCGGGAGTGAGCCGAACCTGGCGCTCCGCCCCGACCATCATCGCCACGCTCGGCCCGTACACGTCGGCGTCCATCAGTCCAACGCGCCATCCCGCCGCCGCCATCGCCAGCGCCAGGTTGACCGCGACCGTCGATTTGCCGACGCCGCCCTTGCCGCTCGCCACCGCGACGACGTGGCGCACGCCAGGCACGAGCCGGCGGCTCGACCCCGGGGCCATCCGCGGCGTTGCTGGCGCCTGCTCCATCCGGACCTCAACCGCAGGCACTCCGGGAATGGCGGCAACCGTACGGCGGACGTCTTCGACGATTTGCGCGGCGACCTCGGGCTTGGTGCTGGGCGCGCTGAGCGACACGGTCACGCCCTTGTGCGCGATCTCGATATCCTTGACCATGCCGAAGGAGACGATATCGCGGGTGAAGCCGGGGTATTTGACCCTCTTGAGTTGGACCAGAATTTCGTTGGGCGTGGGCATCGACGAGCCGCTGCTGAGTAAGCGTGAATTGGGCGCGCCGCCGCGCGGCGCGAACCGATGTTATCATTCCGGCGGGAGGGGAAAAACGCGGGCGGAGAGCGCCCATGGGGAGCAGGATGGCCACGTGGGCCGATAGTGCGCGCGAGGGCGCGCGGGTGTGCCACGCGCACGGCGGCGACCCGCTCGTGCGCCGTGCAGCGTGCGCGCTGGCGGCGGGGCTGTCTGCAATGTTGGGTCGGAGCGTTGGGGTCGAGGCCGCGCGCGGCCTCGACCCCAACGCCCTGCTGCTGGCGCCGGAGCGCGCGGCGCGCTCCGGCGCCGGGGCAGGCCAGGGCGGCGGCGCCCCGCCGGCGCCGGCGGCGGGCGCCGCCGCCCTGGCTGGGGAGTCGTCGCTGGGGAGCGCGGCGCCCGGCGCCGCGCTCCCCAGCGACGGCTTTGCGCTGACGCGCCGCGGCGGCGCGCTGATGCTCAGCGCCGCCTCCGCGCGCGGCGCGCTTCACGCCGCCTGGGATCTGCTCGAGCGCCTCGGCGCGCGCTTCGCGCTCGGCCAGGCGCCCGAGTTTCCGCGAAGCGACGCGGCGCGCCTCGAGGCGGTTGAGCCATACAGCGTTGCGCCGGCGTTCGCGCGCCGCGCCTTCGCCTCCGACATCATGACCTGGCACTACGGCGACGCGGCGCGTTTGCAGACGCATCTCGAACACGACCGCGAGTTCGTCGCGTGGATGGCGTGGCGCGGGCTCAACGCGTTTTTCTACATCCGGCACGCGCAGGACACGCGGTTGGTGATCCATGAAGCCGCCCCGATCCTCGCCGAAGGCGGAATCGCGGTCGAGTGCGGCGGCCACGTTCTGCCGCTGTTGATGCCTCGCGAGCGGTTGGAGACCTCGCCCAAGTATTTTCCGATCGACGAGCACGGGCGGCGTAACCCGCGAGGCAATCTGTGCGCGTCAAACCCCGCGGCGCTTGAGCTCGTGGCTAAGCGCGCGCTCGGCTACCTGCGCGAGCATCCCGAGATGGCAGCGCTACACGTATGGGGTGCGGACGTTCATCGCGGAGCATGGTGCCGATGCACGGGGTGCGCCGCGCTCTCGCCGCAGCTTCAGTACATGAAGGTCGCCAACGAAATCGCGGAGGCGTTCGGGCGCGAATTGGGCGCCGCCGCGCCGCCCGTTACCTATCTCGCCTACCACGACACGCTGGAGCCCGATCCGGTGCTGCGCCCGCAGGCCAATGTTTGGTTCGAATGGGCGCCGCGCGAGCGATGCTACGCGCACGCGATCGACGATCCCGGCTGCGACGTCAATCCGCGCTACTTCGATTCGCTGCGGCGCTACGTCGATCTGTTCGACGGGCGCGGCCAAATCTTCGAATACTACGCCGACGCGATCCTGTTCGGCGGCGTGGGCTTTGCGACCCCGTCGGTCATCGTGCGCGATCTGCGCGCGTACCATCGGATGGGCCTGCGGAGCGTTTCGTGCTTGACCTTCGGCGCATTCAGCGCGCTCGCCTACCCCGTCAATCTCGAGACGTTCGCGCGCGCGGCGCGCTCGCTCGATCTCGACGGCGACGCGATGGCGGAGCGGACAGCCGGGCTGCGTCACCCGCGATGCGCTGGCGCGATGGGCCAAGCGTATCGTGCGGTGGCGCGCGCTTCGGCGATGGCGCTCCGGCACGGCGAAGTTCTGCGTCCGCCGGCTGACGCCGCCGGAGCGCCGGCGCGCCGTGCCCGCCTGCTTGGGGCGGCCGCCGCGATGCGCGAGGCGGTCGCCGCGGCTGAGACGGCGATGCGGCCGGAGGTTGGCGCGGAGCGCGATTTATGGAAATACAGCGCTGAGGCCCTCGAGGGCGCGGCCCTGTGGCTCGAGGCGCGGACGTTCGGCGCGCCGGAGCGCCGTGCCGCCGGCGAGCGCGCGATCGCGAAGATTGACGGCGCGATTCGCCACCTCCGCGACATCGATCCGCGCCTGAGAGGAAGCTGGGGCGTGTACGACCTCGAACGGATCCGCGAGATTTGGCTCGGCACGCTGCGCCGGCGGCTCGAAGCATAATCCTGTCGCGGCGGCGGCCGGACATCCACCGGAGGCGAGCGCAAAATGGAGAACGGCGAGCGCGGGTTTGAACTGTCAGAGGAGCTGAAGACGCTGCGCCAACAGGTGCGGCGCATCATCCGCGACGAGATCATCCCGATCGAGAATCGGCTCGATCCCGACGCGGCCGAAATTCCCGAGCACGACTACTGGGCGATCGCGCGCAAGACCCAGGCCGCCGGCCTGTGGTGCATGGGCGTGGCGCAGAAGTACGGGGGCGCCGGGCTCGGCACCTTCGCGATGTGTGTGCTGTACGAGGAGATGGCGCAGCATCGCATGGGTCTGTACAACCCGGGCGCGGGCGTCTTCGGCCGCACCCCGCCACCGGTCATTTGGGCCGGCACCGAGGAGCAGATCCAGACCTACGCGGTCCCGGCGATCAAGAACGCCTGGTACACCTTCTTCGGCATCACCGAGCCGGCCGGCGGCTCCGACCCGGCTGGCGCGATCCAGTGCCGCGCCGCGCGCGACGGCGACAGCTACGTGCTCAACGGCACCAAGATCTTTACCTCGCACGCGCACGAGGCCGAATGGGGCGTGGTCTTCACGCGTACCGATCCCACCGCCGGCCGCGCCGGCATCACCGCGTTCATTATCAAAAAGAACACGCCCGGGTTCACGCCGCGCCCGTTCAAGGTCCTGCGTACGGCGGCGCTGCCGTGCGAGGTCCAGTTCGAGGATTGCCGCGTGCCGCTCGCGCAGCGGCTCGGCCCCGAGGGCGGCGGGCTCTCGCTCTGCCTCGACCTGCTCACGCGCCTGCGCTTTCCGTACTCGGCCTGCAACATCGGCGTCGGCGTCGCCGCACTGGAGATGGCGGTCAAGCATGCCAAGCAGCGCAAAACGTTCGGCGAGCTGCTGGCACGCCGCCAGGCGATCCAGTGGATGCTCGCCGACTCGGAGGTCGAGCTGCGCGCGGCGCGCTGGCTGACGTGGGACGGCGCGTGGAAAGCCGACCGCGGCGAGGACGCGCGGATGGAGGCGTCGATCGCCAAGCTCTACTCGAGCGAGGTGCTCGGCCGCGTGGTCGATCGCGCCGTGCAGATCCACGGCGGCTACGGCGTGAGCAAGGAGTTTCCGCTCGAGCGATGGTACCGCGAGGCGCGCATCCGCCGCATCGGCGAGGGCCCCTCCGAAGTCCATCGGATGGTGATCGCGCGCAACCTTTTGCGTTGAGCGCGGCTTGGGACGAGGGAGAGCGCCGGATGGGACTGCCGCTTGCGGGAATTCACGTCATCGACTTCGGCCAGATCTTTGCCGCGCCCTACTGCACCTTGCAGCTTGCCCTGATGGGCGCGGAGGTTGTCAAGATCGAACCGCCCGGCGCGGGCGAGAACCTGCGCCGGCCCGACTCCTCGCCCGGCGGCGTCAACTACTCCTTCCTGATGCTCAACGCCAACAAGCGTTCGGTCACGCTCAACCTCAAGCATCCG comes from the Candidatus Binataceae bacterium genome and includes:
- a CDS encoding 3'-5' exonuclease, producing MFAVFDIETRVDKRLLNRALCAGEGLSDEEAYQHMREQLRARRGSDFFPLTLHLPISIAIGDVGADHVLRSVQSLALDGYSEEALVREFWARAERFGGCLVTFNGRRFDLPVLELAALRYGIAAPNHFADAPGNARSRYATERHLDLCDYLTNFGAAGPLRGGMDLLLKMIGLPGKIGIDGTQVQDLYDAGRLDEIHRYCRSDVIQTYFLFLRVELMRGRIDEAGYRAACEVSAHFLDELRAPAACSEAPALGKTTGTSGDG
- a CDS encoding P-loop NTPase yields the protein MPTPNEILVQLKRVKYPGFTRDIVSFGMVKDIEIAHKGVTVSLSAPSTKPEVAAQIVEDVRRTVAAIPGVPAVEVRMEQAPATPRMAPGSSRRLVPGVRHVVAVASGKGGVGKSTVAVNLALAMAAAGWRVGLMDADVYGPSVAMMVGAERQVRLTPERRIVPLERYGIRYISMALFVEDEAAVIWRGPMITKLESEFLFNVEWGELDCLVLDLPPGTGDAQLTITQRVALAGGIVVTTPQDIALLDVRRGVAMFQQVDVPVLGVIENMSYHLCGKCGARHEIFAHGGGARLARELGVPFLGELPLVRELREGGDYARPLVAVRPDHPVSAVFDSIAREIIAELEQKTN
- a CDS encoding DUF4838 domain-containing protein; amino-acid sequence: MGSRMATWADSAREGARVCHAHGGDPLVRRAACALAAGLSAMLGRSVGVEAARGLDPNALLLAPERAARSGAGAGQGGGAPPAPAAGAAALAGESSLGSAAPGAALPSDGFALTRRGGALMLSAASARGALHAAWDLLERLGARFALGQAPEFPRSDAARLEAVEPYSVAPAFARRAFASDIMTWHYGDAARLQTHLEHDREFVAWMAWRGLNAFFYIRHAQDTRLVIHEAAPILAEGGIAVECGGHVLPLLMPRERLETSPKYFPIDEHGRRNPRGNLCASNPAALELVAKRALGYLREHPEMAALHVWGADVHRGAWCRCTGCAALSPQLQYMKVANEIAEAFGRELGAAAPPVTYLAYHDTLEPDPVLRPQANVWFEWAPRERCYAHAIDDPGCDVNPRYFDSLRRYVDLFDGRGQIFEYYADAILFGGVGFATPSVIVRDLRAYHRMGLRSVSCLTFGAFSALAYPVNLETFARAARSLDLDGDAMAERTAGLRHPRCAGAMGQAYRAVARASAMALRHGEVLRPPADAAGAPARRARLLGAAAAMREAVAAAETAMRPEVGAERDLWKYSAEALEGAALWLEARTFGAPERRAAGERAIAKIDGAIRHLRDIDPRLRGSWGVYDLERIREIWLGTLRRRLEA
- a CDS encoding acyl-CoA dehydrogenase family protein, whose translation is MENGERGFELSEELKTLRQQVRRIIRDEIIPIENRLDPDAAEIPEHDYWAIARKTQAAGLWCMGVAQKYGGAGLGTFAMCVLYEEMAQHRMGLYNPGAGVFGRTPPPVIWAGTEEQIQTYAVPAIKNAWYTFFGITEPAGGSDPAGAIQCRAARDGDSYVLNGTKIFTSHAHEAEWGVVFTRTDPTAGRAGITAFIIKKNTPGFTPRPFKVLRTAALPCEVQFEDCRVPLAQRLGPEGGGLSLCLDLLTRLRFPYSACNIGVGVAALEMAVKHAKQRKTFGELLARRQAIQWMLADSEVELRAARWLTWDGAWKADRGEDARMEASIAKLYSSEVLGRVVDRAVQIHGGYGVSKEFPLERWYREARIRRIGEGPSEVHRMVIARNLLR